The genomic window GTCGTAGGTGACCAGCCGGAACCTGTCGGCCCGGCGCTCGACCCCGTCGTCCCACTCGGAGACCAGGTTGACGATGTCACCGTCGTCGAAGCCCAGGTCGGCCAGGTCGGCCGCGCTGATGAAGACGACCCGGCGGCCCTGTTTGATGCCCCGATACCGGTCGTCGAGCCCGTAGATCGTGGTGTTGAACTGGTCGTGGCTACGCAGACTCTGCAGGATCAGCCGCCCCGGCGGGATCGTCATCACCTGCAGCGGGCTGACCGTGAAGACCGCCTTGCCCTCCAGCGTCGGGAAGGTCCGTGAGTCGCGCGGCGGGTGCGGCATGGTGAACCCGCCGTCCCGGATCTTCGCCGGATAGTCGTCGCACCCCGGCACGACCCGGCCGATCCGCTCCCGGATCTGGTCGTAGTCAGCGGCGAAACCGTCCCACGGGATGTCGTGCCGGTCACCGAACGTGGCCGCCGCGATCCCGCAGACGATGTCCACCTCCGAGCGCAGCAGCGGCCCCGCCGGGGTGGACCGGCCGCGGGAGGCGTGCACCGCCGACATCGAGTCCTCCACGGTGATCCGCTGCACCCGGCCGCCGGTCAGATCCTCCTCGGTCCGGCCCAGCGTGGGCAGGATCAGCGCGGTGTGCCCGGCCTCGACGTGACTGCGGTTGAGTTTCGTGGAGATCTGCACGGTCAGCGCCGCGCCCCGCATCGACGCCGCGGTCACCTCGGTGTCCGGCATCGCGGCCACGAAGTTGCCGCCGAGCGCGACGAACACACTCGCGTGGCCGTCCCGGAACGCCTTGACCGTGTCGACGGCGTCGTGGCCGTGCTCGCGCGGCGGCTCGAAACCGAACTCGTCACGCAGGCGGTCCAGGAAGATCGCCGGCGGTTTCTCCCAGATCCCCATGCTCCGGTCGCCCTGCACGTTGGAGTGCCCGCGAACCGGGCAGAGACCCGCGCCCGGCTTGCCGATCATGCCCTGGAGCAGGGCGACGTTGACGAACTCCTTGATCGTGGCGACCGCGTTGCGGTGCTGGGTGATGCCCATCGCCCAGCAGTGCACGACCCGTTGCGCGGACGCCAGCATGTCGGCGGCCGCCTCGATCTCGGCCCATTCCAGGCCGGTCGCCGCCAGCACCTGGTCCCGGTCGACGCGGGACACGTGCTCGGCCCACGCCTCGAAGCCGACGGTGGACGTACCGATGAAGTCCTTGTCGGCAACGCCCCGCTCCAGCAACAGGTGGCCGATCGCCTGCCAGAGGGCCAGGTCGCCGTTGAAACGGATACGCAGCAGCCGGTCGGCGAGCACGGTGCCGTGCCCGGTCAGGCCCCGCACTTGCTGCGGGTTGTCGAACCGGGTCAGCCCGGCCTCGGAGAGGGGGTTGATCGCCAGGATCTTCGCGCCGTCGCGTTTCGCGATCTCCAGGGCGGTGAGCATGCGCGGGTGGTTGGTGCCCGGGTTCTGCCCGGAGACCACGATCAGGTCGGCCTGCTGCAGGTCCTCCAGGGTGACCGAGCCCTTGCCGACACCGATCGTGCGCATCAGGGCCGAACCGGTCGACTCGTGGCACAGGTTCGAACAGTCCGGCAGGTTGTTGGTGCCGAGCGCCCGGGCCAGCAGCTGATAGACGAACGCCGCCTCGTTGCTGGCCCGCCCGGACGTGTAGAAGGCCGCCTGGTGCGGGCTGTCCAGGCCACGCAGATGCGAGCCGGCCAGGGCGAACGCATCGTCCCAGGAGATCGGCTCGTAGTGGGTGCCGCCGTCGCGCCGCACCATCGGATGCGTCAGCCGGCCCTGCTTCTCCAGCCAGTGGTCGGTCTGCCCGGCCAGGTCGGCGATCGAGTGCCGGGCGAAGAACTCCGGGCCGACGGTGTCACGCTGGCCCTCCCAGGAGACCGCTTTCGCACCGTTCTCACAGAACTCGGCGGTGTGCCGATGCCCCTGCGGGTCGGGCCAGGCGCAGCTCATGCAGTCGACGCCGTCGTGCTGGTTGAGGGCACGCAGGTTGCGGACGGTCTTGCGGACGCCCATCTTCCGCACCGCGTTGGTGAGGCTGAGCCGCACCGCCTGCAGCCCGGCCGCGTGGTCGGCCGGAGGTCCCACCGACAGGCGGGCGTCTTCCTCTTCGAAAGATGTCATCGGCCTCTCCCATCGCGTCACGTACCGGTCCAGTCTCCCCCGCTCACCGTCTTCAATCCAGTTCGTGCTCCCGCAGCGCCGCCAGCACCGATGCCGGCGGCCACGAGTCGACCCGGTAGCGGACCGGTGCCAGCAGCGGCTCCGGGCGCAGTCCCGCCTGTTCCTCGGCGACATTCCAGGGCACCCGGAATTCCACCCCGGCGCCGGTACGGGCGAACGCCACCGTGTCGGCGCGCGGCAGCAGGGTGCTCACGCCCTCGGTCCAGGTGGCGATCGTCTCGGCCGGACCGCCGCCGGGCGGTTCGATCGCGACCAGGTTGCCGACGTGCGTCTCGAAGCCGGCCTTCTCGTACTGTCCGGCCAGCCAGTCGGTCTGGTTCGAATACTCGGTGAGCGCCAGCACGGCACCGGCGCGGCGGGCCGGGATGTGGTGCGGGTGGCCGGGTGGCGGCTGATAGGGCACCGACCGTCCGTCCGGGCCGGCGACGTAACCGACCGGGGACAGGTAGCGCACCGCCTCGCCGAAGACCCGCTCGACCGCGGCGTACAGCTGCTCCCCGCCCTGTTCCGGCAGTGGGGTGAGCAGCAGGGTGTTGTTGTCCGGGACGAACGCGAGCACCGGCCCGCCCATCCGCTCACCCACCTCGGCCAGCCAGCCCGGCGCCAGCAGCAGCGAGGTGAAGTAACCGTCGCCGTCGTCGAGCAGGCTCACCACCGGGCCGTCCCGCCACGACCGCTCCAGGCTCTGCCGGGCGATGGCCGCCAGGTTCTCCCGGGCCACCGCGAACACCTCGTCGACGCCGACACCCCACTCGTCGACCCGGTCCGGCAGCACATAGGCCATCGCGTCGGGGGCGTCGATCACCACCAGCTCCCGCAGGAACGGCATCGCCGGGCGGGACAGCGGCGGGCGCATCCCAGCCGGGCCGGCCACCCCGAACGTCACCGGGCGCAGGACCGGGCGCAGCTTGGCCCGGACGGTCTCCCAGTCGTCCTCGGGCATCGGCGCCATCAGCCCGATCAACCGTTCCAGGCGCTCCCGGCGCTCGGCCGGGGTGGCGTCCTCGGTCTCCCGGAAGACGTTGGCGAGGTAGAGGTGGGCGGGCCGGTCGGCGCCGGTCCGGTGGATCGCGATGGCGAATTCCTCCGGCTGGTAGACCGCCCGCTCGACACCCGGGGTGTGCCGGGCCACCCGGAGCGCGAGCTGCGCGAATCTGCGGCGCGGCGAACCGAACCTGTCCAGCAAACCCATTGGTGGACCTTAACGGACACCCGGCCCGCAGCGGTCCGGGGTCACCCTGAGCAGCGAAGTAAACTAAGTACACTTCGCTTCCGAGACGCTACGAAGGGACCCTCCCCATGACGAACTCCAGGCCGCTGACCGCCGCCAGCACCATCGGTGAATGGCTCGACCACCCGGAGGGCGGACCGGCCCTGGGCGGACTGCTCGCCGCCGGCGGCACGGACCCGGCGGCGCTCGCCCCGATCCGCGGCCTGCCGCTGCAGCAGATGGTCGAGCTGAGCCAGGGCACCATGCCGCAATCCGTCGTCGACGACCTGGTCCTGCGGGTCAACGGCGGAGTGGCACCCGAGGAGGACACCGAGGGCGGCGCCTGGCGGGAGCGGATCACACCGGGCCGGTTCGACGGCAAGACCGTGATCGTCACCGGCGCGGCCTCCGGCATCGGCCGGGCCACCGCCGCCCGCATCGTCCGCGAGGGCGGCCGGGTCATCGGTGTCGACATCACCGACGGCAAGCTCAAGGAGACCGAGGCCGCCCTGGGCGCGGCGTTCACGGCGGTGGCCGCCGACATCACCAAGGCCGACGACATCGACCGGATCGTGGCCGCCGCCGGTGACCGGATCGACGGGCTGGCCAACGTCGCCGGCGTGGTCGACGACTTCAGCCCGGTGCACGAGACCTCCGACGCGATCTGGGCGAAGCTGTTCGCGGTCAACGTCGACGGTGTCTTCCGGCTGACCCGCGCGGTCGTCCCGGTGATGCTGGCCGCCGGGCGCGGCTCGATCGTCAACATCGCCTCCGAGGCGGCGCTGCGCGGCAACGCGGCCGGGGTCGCCTACACCGCCTCCAAACACGCGGTCATCGGCATCACCAAGAACACCGCTTTCATGTACGGGCACCAGGGCATCCGGACCAACGCGGTCGCGCCCGGCGGGGTCGCCACCGGCATGGTCCCGGTCAGCCAGTCCGAGTTCGGCCGCTCCCGCACCGGCCCGTTCCTGCAGCTCATCCCGGGAGTGGCACTGGCCGAGCACCTGGCCGCGTCGATCACCTTCCTGCTCAGTGACGACGGGGTGAACCTCAACGGGGTGGTGCTGCCGTCCGACGGTGGCTGGTCGGTTCAGTAAGGGCCTGCTGGAGCAGCGCGCCGTAACGGGCGATCAGGTCGTCCCGGTCGGCGGTCACCAGGCTCTCGTCCTCGACCACCCAGAGCGAGTAGAGCAGACCGCCGACCACCGCGGCCGCCAGCGAGGCCCGCACGTCGGCGCTCGGGCCGGTGAGCCGGGCCCGCACCGGACCGACGAACGTCTGCTCGTGGATGCGCTGCAGCCGGGCCCGGATCTCCGGCTCGTTGCTGCCCCGGAGCAGAGCCAGATAGACCCCGCGGATGTCGTCGTCGGCGAGCAGCACCTCGACGAACCGCTCACCGAACTCCTCCAGGGGCACGTCGAGCAGCGGCTCGTCGTCGATGGTGAACCGCATGGTGTCGAGGAACAGCAGCTCCTTGGTGCCGAAGTAGCGGATCACCAGTGCCGGGTTCGTCACCGCCTGGGCGGCGATGTCCCGAACCGAGGTTCGTGCAAAACCTCGCTCCCGGAACAGACGGGACGCTGCGGCACGAATCTCCTCACGGGTCGCCTCACCCGTACGCCTGGCCATGCTTCTGATCGTAGGCGGCTGCCCTTCGCACCCACATGGGCGGAGTCGCCCCGGATCGGGCAATTCTCGCGAACCTCACCCGGCCCTCTGGACGTCGTGCTCAGCTATCCGGGACACGGCATTCGTCCCGGAAGGTCTGACATGAGAAAAACCGCACAAGGACTCCTCACCGCCTGCGCCGGGCTGGTGATCGGAGCCACGTTCGGCGCCGGGCCCGCCCTCGCCGGACCGGACTGGATCCCGCCCGGCCGGCTGCTCGGCTACTACGGCTCGCTGAACGACTGCAACTCCTACGCCTCGTCGCTGGTGCTGTGGGACGACGACTACGACTGTGACTACCGGCCGGCGCGGTTCGTGAGCCCCTACGCGCTGATCATCGAGCGGCCGGTGATGATCCGTCCCGGCTTCGACTACTTCGAGCCCGGTTTCGACGACTTCGGTCCGGGATTCGACGACTTCGGTCCGGGTAGCGGCTTCGGCCCGGGCAGCGGCTTCCGGCCGGGATTCGACGACTTCGGTCCGGGCGGCGACTTCGTGCCGGGCGGCGACTTCGTGCCGGGCAGCGGCGACTTCCGGCCGGGCAGCGGCGACATCGCGCCGCCGGTGGCCTCGGCACCGCAGCAGCCCGCACCGGGAGCCGGTGCCCTGCCGGGCACGGGCGCGCTGCCGGGAGCAGGCGATCCCGCGGGAACCGGTGCCCTGCCGGGCACGGGCGCGCTGCCGGGTACAGGCGCGCTGCCGGGAACGGGCGCGCTGCCGGGCACGGGCGCTCTGCCGGGAACCGGTGCCGCGCCGTCCGCCGTCGAGCCCGCGAACGCGGAACCGGTGAAGCCGGCCAAGCCCGCGAAGGCGAACAAGAAGCACAACAAGAAGCACGACAAGGTGACGATCACGGCCGAGGAACCGGTGGACGTGACCGATCCGGGCCCGGGCGACGCACCGCCGCCCGCCACCGCGGACCAGCCGATCACCGACCAGCCGATCACCGGCCAGCCGGTGATTCAGCCGGCGATCCAGCAGGTACCGGTGCTGGTGCTGCCGGTGCGCCAGGTGGGCCCCTGCGGTCCCTGCTCCTGAGACCGGACGGACGATGGCGGCCGGGCCGGTGCCCGGCCGCCTCCGTCCCAGCCACCGACGGCCGGTCGACAGCGCCCCAACCGCGGGCGAAAGGAACCGACGGCGTCTCAGCCTCCGGCCATCGCCCCGACCACCAGGAACGGCTCCTCGCCCGCCGCGACCCGGTCCGGCAGCGGCGCGTCGGGCGGCTCGTTGGAGAGGTCCTCCTCGCAGGCGAAGAAACGCACCAGAGCCCGCCGTTTCCCGGTCCCCCGGTCCCGCATGGTGCCGAGGAGCATCGGGAACCGCTGTTCGACGGCGTCGAGGACGTGCCGCTGGGTCACCTCCCCCGGCACCTCGACCTGAACCTCCCCGGTCACCTTCGCGAGAGTGCGCAGGTGCGGCGGGAGGATCACCCGGATCACGGCAGCACCTGTACTTCCACCGACAGCACCGGCGGCAGGTCACGGACCAGGGTGTTCCAGGTGTCCCCGCTGTCGGCCGACCCGTAGACCTGCCCGGCGCTGGTGCCGAAGTAGATCCCGCACTCGTCGAGGGTGTCCACCGCCATCGCGTCGCGCAGCACGTTGACGTAGCAGTGCTCCTGCGGCAGTCCGGTGGTGAGCGCCTCCCACTCGTCGCCGCCGGTGCGGCTGCGGTAGACCCGCAACTTCCCGTCCATCACGTAGTGCAGTTGGTCACTGGTGATCGGCACGACGTAGATCGTCTCCGGTTCGTGCGCGTGCACCGCAATCGGGAAGCCGAAGTCGGTCGGCAGGTTTCCGCTGATCTCCCGCCAGTTGGCTCCGGCGTCGTCGGTGCGCATGACGTCCCAGTGTTTCTGCATGAAGAGGGTGTCCGGCCGGGTCGGGTGCATGGCGAGCCGGTGCACGCAGTGGCCGACGTCGGCGTCCGGGTCGGGGATGCCCTCGCTCTGCAGGCCGTGGTTGACCGGCTGCCAGGTGGCCCCGCCGTCGTCGGTGCGGAACACTCCGGCGGCCGAGATCGCCACGAACATCCGGTCCGGGTCCACCGGGTCCAGCAGGATCGTGTGCAGGCACAGGCCACCGGCACCGGGCTGCCAGAGCGGTGCGGACGTGTGGGTCCGCAGCCCGGTCAGTTCCACCCATTTGTGGCCGCCGTCGGTGCTCTTGTAGAGGGCGGCGTCCTCACCGCCCGCGTAGACCACGTCGGCCTCGGTCCGCGACGGTTCCAGGTGCCAGATGCGTTTGAACTCCCACGGGCGCGGAGTGCCGTCGTACCAGAGGTGGTCGCCGACGTCCCCGGCGTAGGCGAAGTCGTGGTCGACCTGCGCCCAGGTGGCCCCGCCGTCGTCGGAGCGCTGGATCACCTGGCCGAACCAGCCGCCGGACTGCGACACGTAGATCCGGTTCGGGTCCACCGGTGAGCCGTTGGCGTGGTAGATCTCCCAGCCGGCGAAGTGCGGGCCGTCCACCGTCCAGTCCGCGCGCCGGCCGTCCGAGGTCAGGACGAACAGGCCTTTCCGGGTACCGACCAGCAATCGAACACCGCTCATGTTCCGCTCCCCTCGTAGACACTATGGACGCATGATGCTGTGCTCCAGGTCACTCTAGGGGCTCTAGGACGAATGTTCGACCGGAAGAGGTCAACCCTGCAAGGCGCGGGCCATCTCGGCCTGCTCGGCCAGTACGTCGTTCATCCGCGCCTGGACCGCGTCCATCTTGCCGATCGTCTCGCTGGTGGTGTGGATGCCGTTGGCGACGGTCTCCGCGCTGGCCTGGATGCCGGCGATCTGGTCGGCGACCTTCTGGGTGGCCTCGGCGGTCTCCCGGGCCAGCTCCTTGACCTCACCGGCGACCACCGCGAAGCCCTTGCCGGACTCACCGGCCCGGGCCGCCTCGATGGTGGCGTTGAGCGCGAGCAGGTTGGTCTGCTCGGCGATCGAGGAAATGATCTTGATGACGTCGCCGATCGCGTTGGACGCCTGGCCCAGGGCCGCCACCTCGGCGGTCATCGCCGACGCGCGGGTCACCGCCTGCTCGGCCACCGAGGTCGCGTCCTGGCTGGCGTTGCGCAGCCGGTCGACGGTGTCCAGCAGGTCCCGGGCGTTACCGGCGGCCCGTTCGGTGCCGCGGACCACGTCGAGGCGCTGCGACACCAGCTGCTGCACGTTGCGCAGCGCGGCGGCCCGCGACTCGGACAGGTCGATGTACTCGGTGGTGAAGAAGTCCATCGTGCCGGCCACCCGGTCCCCGCTCATGATCGGGAAGCAGACGCCGGACCGCACCCCGGCCCGCTGGGCCGCCGGAGCCCGGACGCAGTCGGTCAGTTCCGCCAGGTCACGGACGAAGACCAGGTCCCGGGCCCGCCAGGCACGGCCGGAGAGACCGACCCCCTCGGCGAACGTGGCAGCGAGGGTGACCCGGCGGAACTCGTCACCGGCCGAACCCGATTCGACCTGGAACTTCAGCACGTGCAGCTCCGGGTCGATCGCCCAGAACGAGCCGTACGCCCAGCCGAACGCGGTGCGCACCGCGTCCAGCGCGGCCTTGATCGTGGTCTGACTGTCCGAGGCCTGCCCGAGCCGGGTGACGACGGTGGTCACCGCTTCCCGGTCATTGGCCACCTGGCGCAGTTCGGCGGCGGCGATCGCGCTGGTCCGGGCCCGCTCGCCCATCCGGACGATGGCCGCGAACTTCTCCTTGCGGGCCTCGTCGGCGTAGAACAGGGTCGGCGAGTAGTACTCCAGGACCCCGGTCACCTCGCTACCCTTGAGCACCGGAAGCACCGCCGCGGCGATCATCCCGGACCGGGCTGCCGCCTGCCACCGCCGGCAGCCGTTGACGGCCTCCGGGTCCTCGTCGAAGACCGGCACCCGGCTCCGGAGCGCCCGGTTCACCAGCTCGCCCGGGTCGTTGCGGCCCGCCGCCTGGATCTGTGCCACCAGCGGACCGCACTCGTGCCGCACCTGCAGCCGGCCGGCGTTGTCCAGGACCCAGACCGCGCCGTACCCGAATTTGTAGAACCCGACCGTGCTCTCCACCGTGATCCGCCAGGCGCCGTCCTCGTCGCCGGCGCCGGCGTCCAGCTTGCGGACCAGTTCCTCCAGCGCCTCCACGTCCCGTGGGATGGGGCGCACCGTCTCCGGGCTCGCTGCCCGGGAACCGAACAACCGCACGTTTTCGCCTCCTACACCGGCACCGGGAACCCGCAGTCCCATCTTCGGCCCATACGAGACGTATTGCAGCGGTTATGCCCAAGGCACCCAGGCGGCATCGGCCAGCGGCGGCTGCCGGGACTCCAGTTCCCGCAGCAGGATGCCCTCGCGCAGCCCCCACGGGCAGATCCGCAGCGAGCTGATGCCGAGGCGGCGCATCACCTCGTACGCGACGATCGCCCCGGCCAGGATCTGCCGGGCCCGGTGCGGGG from Actinoplanes derwentensis includes these protein-coding regions:
- a CDS encoding FdhF/YdeP family oxidoreductase; amino-acid sequence: MTSFEEEDARLSVGPPADHAAGLQAVRLSLTNAVRKMGVRKTVRNLRALNQHDGVDCMSCAWPDPQGHRHTAEFCENGAKAVSWEGQRDTVGPEFFARHSIADLAGQTDHWLEKQGRLTHPMVRRDGGTHYEPISWDDAFALAGSHLRGLDSPHQAAFYTSGRASNEAAFVYQLLARALGTNNLPDCSNLCHESTGSALMRTIGVGKGSVTLEDLQQADLIVVSGQNPGTNHPRMLTALEIAKRDGAKILAINPLSEAGLTRFDNPQQVRGLTGHGTVLADRLLRIRFNGDLALWQAIGHLLLERGVADKDFIGTSTVGFEAWAEHVSRVDRDQVLAATGLEWAEIEAAADMLASAQRVVHCWAMGITQHRNAVATIKEFVNVALLQGMIGKPGAGLCPVRGHSNVQGDRSMGIWEKPPAIFLDRLRDEFGFEPPREHGHDAVDTVKAFRDGHASVFVALGGNFVAAMPDTEVTAASMRGAALTVQISTKLNRSHVEAGHTALILPTLGRTEEDLTGGRVQRITVEDSMSAVHASRGRSTPAGPLLRSEVDIVCGIAAATFGDRHDIPWDGFAADYDQIRERIGRVVPGCDDYPAKIRDGGFTMPHPPRDSRTFPTLEGKAVFTVSPLQVMTIPPGRLILQSLRSHDQFNTTIYGLDDRYRGIKQGRRVVFISAADLADLGFDDGDIVNLVSEWDDGVERRADRFRLVTYDTPKGCVAAYYPETNPLVPLDSQAEESGTPTSKWVQIRLERTA
- a CDS encoding SDR family NAD(P)-dependent oxidoreductase, which translates into the protein MTNSRPLTAASTIGEWLDHPEGGPALGGLLAAGGTDPAALAPIRGLPLQQMVELSQGTMPQSVVDDLVLRVNGGVAPEEDTEGGAWRERITPGRFDGKTVIVTGAASGIGRATAARIVREGGRVIGVDITDGKLKETEAALGAAFTAVAADITKADDIDRIVAAAGDRIDGLANVAGVVDDFSPVHETSDAIWAKLFAVNVDGVFRLTRAVVPVMLAAGRGSIVNIASEAALRGNAAGVAYTASKHAVIGITKNTAFMYGHQGIRTNAVAPGGVATGMVPVSQSEFGRSRTGPFLQLIPGVALAEHLAASITFLLSDDGVNLNGVVLPSDGGWSVQ
- a CDS encoding TetR/AcrR family transcriptional regulator, which codes for MARRTGEATREEIRAAASRLFRERGFARTSVRDIAAQAVTNPALVIRYFGTKELLFLDTMRFTIDDEPLLDVPLEEFGERFVEVLLADDDIRGVYLALLRGSNEPEIRARLQRIHEQTFVGPVRARLTGPSADVRASLAAAVVGGLLYSLWVVEDESLVTADRDDLIARYGALLQQALTEPTSHRRTAAPPR
- a CDS encoding MoaD/ThiS family protein, with amino-acid sequence MIRVILPPHLRTLAKVTGEVQVEVPGEVTQRHVLDAVEQRFPMLLGTMRDRGTGKRRALVRFFACEEDLSNEPPDAPLPDRVAAGEEPFLVVGAMAGG
- a CDS encoding WD40/YVTN/BNR-like repeat-containing protein codes for the protein MSGVRLLVGTRKGLFVLTSDGRRADWTVDGPHFAGWEIYHANGSPVDPNRIYVSQSGGWFGQVIQRSDDGGATWAQVDHDFAYAGDVGDHLWYDGTPRPWEFKRIWHLEPSRTEADVVYAGGEDAALYKSTDGGHKWVELTGLRTHTSAPLWQPGAGGLCLHTILLDPVDPDRMFVAISAAGVFRTDDGGATWQPVNHGLQSEGIPDPDADVGHCVHRLAMHPTRPDTLFMQKHWDVMRTDDAGANWREISGNLPTDFGFPIAVHAHEPETIYVVPITSDQLHYVMDGKLRVYRSRTGGDEWEALTTGLPQEHCYVNVLRDAMAVDTLDECGIYFGTSAGQVYGSADSGDTWNTLVRDLPPVLSVEVQVLP
- a CDS encoding methyl-accepting chemotaxis protein, translated to MRLFGSRAASPETVRPIPRDVEALEELVRKLDAGAGDEDGAWRITVESTVGFYKFGYGAVWVLDNAGRLQVRHECGPLVAQIQAAGRNDPGELVNRALRSRVPVFDEDPEAVNGCRRWQAAARSGMIAAAVLPVLKGSEVTGVLEYYSPTLFYADEARKEKFAAIVRMGERARTSAIAAAELRQVANDREAVTTVVTRLGQASDSQTTIKAALDAVRTAFGWAYGSFWAIDPELHVLKFQVESGSAGDEFRRVTLAATFAEGVGLSGRAWRARDLVFVRDLAELTDCVRAPAAQRAGVRSGVCFPIMSGDRVAGTMDFFTTEYIDLSESRAAALRNVQQLVSQRLDVVRGTERAAGNARDLLDTVDRLRNASQDATSVAEQAVTRASAMTAEVAALGQASNAIGDVIKIISSIAEQTNLLALNATIEAARAGESGKGFAVVAGEVKELARETAEATQKVADQIAGIQASAETVANGIHTTSETIGKMDAVQARMNDVLAEQAEMARALQG